TTGGCAGCGGCTGCCATGGATGTCCTCTAGGCAGGATCCATCGAGGTGGCAGATTGTTTCTGTTGTCACAGTATGCTGTGTTCTGGCTGGTTAAATGCACGGTGCTCCTCTGGTTGTAGCTGGCTGTTAGAGCTGCCCCAGCAATGTTGCCTCTTTGGCGGTGGGCTCAGAAGGAAGTGCTGAACAGCTTCAGAAGTGTCTGCATTTCGATGACGTGCCAGGATTTTAGGTCCTGGCCTGGACAAGACCTTGCTGTGATCCAGTTCATTGCTTCCTGCCCTCTTTTGCAGGTGTCGGTACCTGGCAGTCCAGCTCTCTCCAGCCATCCCCGTGTTTGCAGCGGTTCTCTTTCTGTTTGCCATGGCCACGCTCCTGCGGACGAGCTTCAGTGATCCTGGGGTGATCCCAAGAGCCCTGCCTGATGAAGCAGCCTTCATTGAGATGGAGATTGGTGAGTGCTGCGCCAGCTCAGCTGGTGATGGCTGGAAAAGCTTTGGTGTTTCTGGCATAGTTTAAgttctctgcagagctttgtTCCCTGTTGGGCCTCCAGAAGTCCCAGACTGGGCATCTTACAACCTGCGAGCTAATTCTCCTTGGCTGAGTCTCAGAGAGATGGGGTGCAATGTTCCATTCTGGCAACCTTTTCacacagttttctctctctgtagcTGTGTACATAAGCTCAGTTTGCTCTTGGTAAGGGGTGCAGGAAGCTTGATGCAGGACTTGTAATTCTCCaagtaaaaaggaaatttgGCAGATGAAGGTCTGCTCagtaatttatgtattttattttatttttttaccttcCCCATACACTCATGAAAGCTCTGGCatctcttctcccagctccaAGCTGCCAGGTTGGCTATGGGGTGTGTGAGCAGAGCTATATCCACTGGCTCTAGACCCAGCAGGTTCTGAGCCAGCAGGTagaaaaagcaaggaggagAGTTTGTTGCTCTAGTCTTGTCATGTCATAGCAGTGGGCCTGATCTCTGCTTGGTTCTCATTCTCAGAGGCCACCAATGGGACCGTGCCGCAGGGTCAGCGCCCGCCCCCACGGATTAAAAACTTCCAGATCAACAACCAGATAGTGAAGCTGAAGTACTGCTACACATGTAAGATCTTCCGTCCACCCCGTGCCTCTCACTGCAGCATCTGTGACAACTGTGTGGGTGAGTACAAGAGGCTGTGGCTGCTCCTGCATCCGGGTGCTAGGTGAGAGCCTTTGGAAGGGAGCAGGTGAAGATCTGCACTCAATCACTCTGCATCCTGTCTCACGCTGCACATGCTTCCAGCAGCGATGGAGGAAGTCCAGCATGGTGTTGTCTGAACAGATGGGGACAGTCTGCCTCATCTTAAGCCCGAGGAGCTTGAGATTTGCTCAGAAACCTGAAGCCAGATGGTTTGTCTTTGCCAGCGTCTCTTTGGCAATAACTACTCTTATATAAGTCTAAGTTATCCATGTAAACACACAATCCATTTTTGAGTTTCACTGAACTGCTGGGCCAGAGGATTCCAATGGAGAGCTGCAACTTCTGTGAAAACAACTAATTGCACTGGCTTGGAGACTGTGCTGTTTCAATGAGTGCCCTTTTCTTGTCTTGTCCACTTTCTACTGCCACAGCAGCTCTCTTAGTCCTCTTACATGCCATAATTAGCTAATATTCCCCCTTCTTTTGAATCTGTCTCTGATACAGCCCTTTGAGTATTTGTGCAGTATCTTGAACCCTCTTGTAATGATCCCAGTAGGAGTAAATCAGCATGTGGGTTAGATGAGAACTGCTGAACCCCTAAACCCTCAGCCAAACTGTGTGCTGCTTTAGTAAAAGCTATTATACCTCAGGTTTCTGGGAGAGAAGACATGCATGGGGCTAAGCTCTTGGATTCTACCTTAATGTGCAAACTGACTCAGTAAAAGTTTCACACTCACTTTTACCTGGCCTCCACTGCTCCCTCTGGAAGGGGGCATGATACAGAGCCTTGAGTTAGCAGGGGGTTTGCCTTGTTAGCCCAAGGAATCCTTGTCAGCCGTGTACACTTTTGAGTTGAGGGCACAGAAATAAGCACCTGGAGGCAGACAGCACTGTGTTAGAGCAGCACTGATTTCCATCTTTGCTTTCACAGAGCGCTTCGACCATCACTGTCCCTGGGTGGGCAACTGCGTGGGGAAGAGGAACTACCGCTATTTCTACCTCTTCATCCTCTCGCTGTCACTCCTCACCATCTACATCTTCACCTTCGACATAGTCTACGTAGCACTGAGTGAGTCTGGCTGGGCTGGCTGAGGGTGAGGGAAGATGCTGGTGGTGTTGTGAACCCAGAACTGGCAGACTGTGAGAGGGAGCTGGACTCGGTGTGATGTCCCAGAGACCAAATACCTCTTTCTTTATATTGCCAGAATCTCTGAAGATTGGGTTCCTGAGCACGTTGAAGGAAACCCCAGGGACATATCCTTCCCACAGTGCAGAGGGGTTGGTTTCTCCTAAGCTGGTGGGGGAGTGTGAGCTGCATTGTGGAGGGGATTGAAGTCCTGATGCCTAGGCTTCTCTAAGGAGTTTTTCAGGGCATCCCCCCATTCCTCCTTGATTTACAAGGTAACAAGCAATTTTATTGGCTTTTGGGAGGggtaaaaaacagaaaactgtgcctgtgtaaagaaaagaaactggaCCAGTGTGCCTGGGTGTAATGACTCAGCTGGGGCTTGACTGTCTGCCTGATTCCCAGTCCTTAACTGTTCTCACTGTACTGGAGGTGCTCATCTGTTTCTTTACCCTGTGGTCGGTGGTGGGGTTAACTGGGTTCCACACCTTCCTGGTGGCACTGAATCAGACAACCAACGAAGACGTAAGTAGTGTCTTTCTGTTCCCCTGAGTCACCcctgtttctctttgcttcctctGCATGTCAACCATTGCATCCTCCTTGCTGAGTTGCCCTGCtcatgctgcagctggagacagGTGTGGATGGAGCAGACCTGAGCTTGTGTCCTGTCTGTTGCAGATCAAGGGTTCCTGGACTGGGAAGAACCGTGTGCAGAATCCCTACAGCCATGGCAACATGGTGAAGAACTGCTGTGAGGTGCTCTGTGGGCCTCTGCCTCCCAGGTACGTTCTTGAGGGACAACCTTGCTGTTGTTGCTCCAGATCCTGGGGCTCCGAGGAGTTCTCCTTGCTTGGGTGCAAGACCTGGCTGCCTTTCTGCaagtgctctgtgctgaggGCTTCTGGAGTTCCTTTGGGCTACAGCCAGATGCTCCAAGGAGGAAGGTCTTGTGTTGCCTTCTTTGCATGTTTCCAGTGATGTGTTCCCGAGCTGTGTGTTTGGGAAGCAGGGGAGGGGTGAATTCCCCTCTCTGGGCCAGCATATGGAGAGGAGGCTGTTTCCAGGGCACTTGTTTCGGTGGATTCCCACTCTGAACTGGGCTGCTCTCCAGTGGGATTGGTTTTCCTAGCAGAAATGTTGACACGGTAAAATAGGCTGGGGCTGTGCATAGCCTGTTTTGGAGTCGGGGAGCCTCTTGCCTTGACTTTTGTCTTCCATCAGCAATTTTCCTGctacaaagaaaaactgatgCAGGTGAGGTGCAGGTCTCTTAACAGTGTGATTCTGTTCTGGCAGCGTCTTGGACAGACGGGGCATTTTGCAGCAAGAGGAGAATGCAGCTCAGGAGGAGACATGCACACGGGGGCCCAGTGCTCAAGAGCCcactgctgctcagggccctgGTGGGCaagcagaagagagcagcactcagcaggaTGGCAGCCTTCCTCACCAGAGTGCCGTGAGTGATCCCTTCTGTAAGGGCTGGGCCTACTCCTGCTTGGGTGGGAGCTGCTTATTTCTCTAGCAGAAACAGTCCAGACTGCTCCTGCTGGAGCAATCCAGTGCTCCAGATCTTTGTGAAGCTGATGTTCTGCCTGTTTGGTGGACCCTcgtttccccttttcccaagcacagctgagagctgtgcCCACCAGGGCTGGAgtcaggggctgcagggcagcgggGCTGCATCTCTGTGCACAGACGTGCTCTGTATGGAGGTGTGTTCATGCAATTCACTGCTGTCTTCTCTCTCCAGGTCCCTGTGCCATCCCTGAGCAACGCTGAGAAGCCAGAGGAGAAGCAGCTAACAACTGGGGAGCTCCCGGTCCTATCCCAGGATGCTGGGCAAGCAGAGCACTAGCCTTGCTTGAAAGGGAGaactttcttgttttgtcaAATCAAAGCTGGAAGTGAttgaggagaggaggagatgggCTGGATGGCAGGCAAATGATTCCTCACGGCCATTTTGCTTTAGTCATTATTCATCTCGATGCGCAGGCGGTGCGGGCTGGTGCTGGCCTTGCGTGGTGGCCAAGGATAACGAGCGCGAGCGGCCCACCATGATCACTGAGGGGCACTCCCCACCACTGGGGCTGGTCTCCCTGCAGGCCGAGGCAGGAACTCTTGCTCTGCAGGTTGTCTTCAATGCTAAATACTGGCTCGGTGGTCTGAGCTGCCCCTGCTTCTGGCCCTGACCGACCGGATGACTTGGGGTCACGCAGCTTGGATGCGACGTTAGGGCCGGCCTGCGCCCCGCTGCTGAGGAATCCtgatgggaaagggaaagcgATTGATGGCAGTAACGtcctctctcccctcctccctccttcctctaATCTGTGGCATTGTTTTATTGGTGAACGTGGCAGGGGTTGGCAGGAGACATTGTGGTGCCAAAAGGGCCCAAACAACTGGGAAGGTGTTCTGCTGGCAGTGGTTTCTCAAGTCGcttccttcccctgctccctcctcacGCGACTCAGCAGGTGTGAGAGCGGCGGTGGCGTGGGCCTCCTTGGCATCCTTCCCTGCAGCTCACGTGTGCCGGGGAGGGGaaaaggagcagggcagcccgCCTTCCTGCCGCTCATCTCTGCGTGCACAGCGTGCCCAGCTGCCTCCCGGCCTCGTGCCGGGGCTGaaggtgctgctgggtgcctgTGCCCTTCCCCGCTGGGCTGGGGCACGCCGCTCAACCACTGCTCTGTGCAACCTCAGCCCCGATTCTGTGTGGTGTTGTCGTGTCCCCGTgcatcccccccccctcccccccgcaTTTCTCAGCCATCCTCGACCGGCTTTCAGAGCCTTCCCCCTCCTCTGGGCTTTGCTGGCTGCCCACGCTGTCCCCGCTGCAcgaggaaggaggagaggtgCTGGAGGCCCTGAGACTCATTTCCCATCGCAGCTCTCCCTCTCCGGGGCCCTGCAGAGGCTGGAGCTGGATGGAAGATGGCTTTGTGTCCCAGCAGCTCGCCATCCCTCCCATCTGGGTGTGCTCGGTGCTGCAGCGCATCCCTCCTTGCCGCCCTCCTGCATCGTGCTGCTTCCAGTAGCGATGTGGGATGGAGAGGAGGGCAGCCTGgtccctgcagctgcctggaagGAGCTCTGAGGTCCCTCCCTGCCTATCTGGAGCGGTTCCACTGCCCTTGCACACCTCTCCTGCCTGCACCAATGCTCTACTGGCCAAATCTCAAAGTCATtgcgaaaaaaaaaaagtgtattttggGGGGTGTACTAATCTATTTTCTAACGCAGTGTGTCaagtgctgcctgctgggctgtCACGGATGCTGCCTGCACCTGTGGTTCCTGTCTGCTCTGTTCAGGTTCTTGTGAAGGAAGTGGGGGTAGGGtgagggttgttttttcttcttcttcttcttcttttttttttttttttttttaaacaacaaaggaaacttaattgctttggaaaatgGCTGAGCTATCGCCTCTGCCTCTCTTTGTCTGTGCTTCCCTAAGtgagctgcttccttccttgtCCCCTGTGCACCTCACACatccatgcagtgctgcagccagcccttatCTTACCTGTGTCCTGCTGTTCCCCAGAACATGGCCATCAAGTGCAGCACGGGCCAGTCCTGGGAGGATAAATtgctccatccccagctccctccccaaGCTTTTGGGGCAGGTAGGAAGCAGGCTGAAGGCCAGAGCACGCTTTTATTGGGATCAAGTAAAGGAACAAACTCGAGGCTCAGAGGTCCAAGACTACAGGGTGGGAGTTGGAGGTGGTTGAGTGCAGCTGTGAGGGCCTGGGCTGTCTGAGTGCTGCAGTCCTCTTAAGCCCAGGGTTTGGTTGCAGGTGGTACACACTCCTGCCCACCTCCTGGCCCTgatggtgctgcagctgccctgccccTTCCCGAGGATGCTTAgggcagctggtgctgggagGAACCAGCCTGTCTGGTCCCACAGGGCTGTAGGGAAAGCCTGGACCTGCACAGGTCATCCCCCTTcctcccacagcccctctggAACATGGGGGTTCTcccccagctgcctgctggtgctctgctgggctgctctcaggGCTCGGCTGTACCTCCAGCACATCTTCCCCCCTCTGCTTTGGCTGTGTGAGGATGGTGATTGGGGAAGGCAAAGTCCTCCTTGCTGGTGGAGATGTTGCCTGGATGCCTCTGCTTGCTTGCATGATTTGCTCAGCGCCGGGCTTGCTCTGTCTATGCTCTCCCTGCAAGGATGCAGGCTCCTGTGCACTGTCATTTGCTTAGCCTGGCAGATGAGGGTTCCCAGAGATGCTCCTGAAGCTGTGGATGAAATGGGGCAGGCCCGATAggggcagcccagcccaggcaAGCAGACCTGCAGCATCGCTGGGGCTGTCCCACGGTGCCTGGGGCACCTGCTGCAGGGGATGGTGGTGCGAGGCAGCACAGAACATCCTGGGGCAGCACGCCTGGGGGGCCGACCTGCCTGCAGCGCAGAGTCCTGCCGTGGGGCCTCGTCCCTGGCATTCGCCCGCTCCCCACTGAGTTCTCCCCCCTGTCCACTGCCACACCAGAGCCCGTAAAGCACCGTGGGGGCTCAGGAGGACTCTGCCATGGACAGAGCCTGCAGCTGCCCCTCGGGGCTCGGCAGCTCGACCTCCTCGCGGCTGCTATCCAGGGTCTCGGATCCCTCGAAGCAGCCCGAGTCCCGGGGAATGTCCCCCTTGGGCTCCGAGGGCGAATGCTGCTCTGCGGAGCCGTCCCCTTCCTCCGCCTCGCTGCTCGCTGCTGGGGAACACGGGACAAACCATCAGGCCCCCGGCTTGCTCCCTGCCACCGGGGCTGGGGCCAGCGTGGGACGTCCCCTGCCCCCCTGCCCGGCCCTTACTGTCATAATCCAGGAGGAGCTCGGCGGCCGTGAGCAGCTTGGCGCGGTGCTGGGGGTCGGTGATGTTCAGCTCGTTGAGGTGGGTCTCCCGCAGCTCCTTGAAGTCCTCCAGGGTCTGGTAGCCGTTCAGCAGCAGCGTGGAGGTGTGTTCCTGGGGCAGCGAGCGGCACCATGGAGaacccagccctgctccagcccgTGTGTGCCCCTGCTGTCCTCCTGGGCCAGGTGGGCTCTACCCCTGTCCCGCTGCGGTCCCTGTCCCCCCCGGCCCTCACCTGCAGGTTGATGCGCTCCAGCAGCTCGTGGAGGGTCTTGGGCTTGAGCCGCTTGCTCTTGCCCTGGCCCCGGCTCTTGCGGGTGGGGGCTGTCTCCTCGGGGATGACGTCCACGTAGATGAACTTGAAGGAGCCCACCTTGTTGTTGAGCAGCCCCGTCCAGGTGCCCACGGGCGGCTTCTCGATGATGCCAATGATGTCCCCTTTCTGATCCGAGGGATCACAGcatcattcaggttggaaaagccctctcagatcccccagcccaaccccagcccaccccaccatgcccatcaCCACGGCCCCGCAAGCTGGAACGCCTCGGGGACGGTGAGCCcaccgctccctgggcagcctgatatccaacctgagcctcccaCCCCCACGCCCGCCTCCCTCAGGGACATCCCCGGACACCCCCTGCCCCTCACCCGCAGCTTCAGCGAGTCCTTGTCGTAGGGGCTTGGCGTGAAGTCGGTGTGCACGCGGGCTCTGCCGCAGAAAGGCCCGGTGTAGGCTGGGCTGCTGCCTTCTAGCTGTGGGCTGTcctggctggggctgagcccctcACTGCCTGCGAGGGGGCAGGAGGGCTCAGCACCAGCACCGGCCTCGGGTCCGTGCTCGGGGCTGTGGCTGCACTCACCGCTGGACAGCTGGCGGCTGAAGGACGGGTGTGCATCCTCCTCCATCTCCAAGTAGGCCAGCGGCATCTTCTCGTGGCTCGGCTCCTCCCCTCCGGCTGAGGGCAGAGGGGATGGACACCCCTCTTCCTCCACCTCCGCCTGCTGTGGGGAGCGGGCTCGGTGCTGGGAAGCGGGGACGGCTGCCCCACAACCCTGGGCCCCGTGCTCACCTTCCCCTCGGCCAGCGCCCGCACGGCCATGCGGCCCATCTTGCGGTTCATGGTGCGGGAGATGACCGCCCGCCACTTCTTGCTCAGCTTCATCCCGCTGCCACTGCCCCGCGCCGCCTCCTCGGGGCCCGCGCTGCTGGGCTCATCCTCGGGGATCTGCGGGGGGCAGAGAGGGGAGGGCACGGGGAGCTCCCAAAGTTCCAGACCGGGGCACAGCCGGGCCCTGGGAGCCCAGTGGTGCGTGGGCTGCTGGGGGGCTCGGGGACTGGGAGAAGGGCTGCGGGTGGGGATGGGTGCTCACGTTCTCCTCCAGGTTGAACTCCTTCTCGCTCGCCACCGGGGAGCTGACTTTGGACTTGGCGAAGTCCTTGAAGCTGCTGGAGcgctgcagggagagctgggggcATAGGGAGGGGTGAGGGCTCTTCGTGCTGCTGGGGAGGCTCTCCCctcagccccagtgcagcagcactACCCTCAACCATGGCCTTACAACTTCCCCACCCGGTTCTCCTTTTTTGCCAGTTCCACTGGGCAccccttttattttctccctgctcctgcacttTGAGCTCTCTGTGTCTCCTCTGCATCCCTGTGTGAcggcagctcccagtgctgcagctggcaccaCGGCCTTGCTGCACACCCGGCCCTGCGCTGGGGAGGAGCCAGTATTGCaacagcactggcacagcatTGGCAAACCACGAGCTCGGGGGGGCCCTGCACccttggcagcactgcagccaggcagcGAGAGGGAAGTGAGAGCAGTGGGGATGCCCAGCGGGGCTCTCTGGAACAGCCCTGCTCTATGAGGATGCTGCACACCCATTCCCCCAGCAGCCGGGAGCTTCTCAGCGCCGTGACCCCactcctctgtgctggggacCTTCCTGCAATGGGGACAGGCAAAGAGCAatggttctgctgctgcagggccctACTGCAGGCGGAGGGCTCGGTGCCGGTGCAGAGCTGCCGGAGGAAGCAGCGGATGCACGTGATGGGGCTGCAACCTCACGCTGCCTCGACCGCAGACAccttgctgggagctgtgcctgGCAGCCCGCGCGGCACCGCCATCGCCCCAGCAGGAAACGGCAGCGGCCGCCcacactgcagagagcagtggggagggggagctgctgccccccagcacGGCCCCATGGCTCCCACGGGCGTCCACGGTCACTTAGGGGTCTGAGCATCCCCAACCCCACATCGTTGCCGCGCCCCGAGGATGcggtcctgctgctgccctgcactggGAGCAGGCACCGGTGGCGGTGGCCACACATCCCACCAGCTCCCGGCCAGAGCCGTGTGCTCACGGGGCCATGGTGTTGTTGgtggctgctggcagtgccacCTCGGTCCCGCTCTGCCTCATCCTCCCGGACACACAGACTGCATCTCCTGGTGCTCCCAGCCCTAAGTCCCACCAGCAGAGGATGGCCATCCCTAGGCGATCCCCAGTGCTCACCTTCCTGTGGCCCGGCTCCTTCTCGCTGGCGTTGGAGGACTTGCGGCGCAGCATGGTGCTGGGTGCCGGGGCACGGCGCAGCGCTGGGGCAGCGCCTGGCAGGGCACGAACCGAAGCGTCGGCACCGCCGCTGGGAAGCGCACAGGAAGCCCGTGGTCACATGAGAGCTCTGAGCCGCACGGCTTCAGGGTGCGCAGCCTGGGCCAGGAGGAAGGAAGCCCTCCTCGAAGCGGCCGCCCTGCCCAGCACCCCGGAGCGGTGCCGGCGTCATGCCCTCACACCCATCtccactgtgctgctgggctccgCGTGTCCCCAGGCAGAGGGAGAGGTGCCCATCCTGCCCCCCGCATCCCATTGCCGTGCACTTGGCCAACCCCTGCGTGGGGCGCAGGGTTGGGGTTGTGTTGGGGTCAGGGTTGGGTTGCAGTCACTCAGCCAGCCCTGGCGGGATGGGCACAGCCGCAGCACACTGACGCACACGCCCAGCGTTGACGCCGTTTAATTGCaaagcacaaatatttaaaaaaaaaaaaaaaaaggacataatGAGGAagtgagcagcagggagaagaaacGTCCCCGGCTGTTGGTGGCGGGGTCAGGCCTGCAGCTCGGCCAGCAGCACGGAGATGAGGGAGGTGACGGCCAGCGTGCCCAGCGCGGCAGTCGTGGCAGCAGGGGCACTGCTCAGCAGGAAGGGCTCTGTGTTGCGCTGCAGCCAGCTGTactcctcctccagctgctgccgcTGCAGCTCCGGCCCCACGCGTGCTCGGATGGTCTCGTAGTAGGCATTCAGGTACTGGATCTGCAGGCAGACACCTCTCCGTCTGCGTGCCCATCCCCACCCCAGCCCCGTGCACCCACCTTGGCTCTGTGTGTCCCAGCTCCCATACCTGCTCCTGCGACAGGAGGCTGACGTCGATGAGGTTGCGGTCGTAGGGCACCAGGGACACCACCTCGAAGGTCAGGAAGGGCTTCTCCCCCGTCGGGTGCTGTCAGGGGGAGGATGCGAGGTGAGTGCACCACACCCAGCCCGGCGCAGCCCCCGTGGCACTGCCAGCCCCTCGCTGTGCCcgagccccccagccccacacagagCCCTGGAAGGGGGGGGGCAGCTCCATGCTGCGGGTGTGCAGGGACAGAGGTACCTTGGTCTGAGCCTCCACCACCAGCACGGTGTCCTCAATGCGGATGCCGAACTCACCGTCCCGGTAGTAGCCGGGCTCTGGGGATAGTACCCAGCACATcctgagccccagcagcaccccca
The window above is part of the Numida meleagris isolate 19003 breed g44 Domestic line chromosome 8, NumMel1.0, whole genome shotgun sequence genome. Proteins encoded here:
- the SASH3 gene encoding SAM and SH3 domain-containing protein 3 isoform X2; translation: MLRRKSSNASEKEPGHRKLSLQRSSSFKDFAKSKVSSPVASEKEFNLEENIPEDEPSSAGPEEAARGSGSGMKLSKKWRAVISRTMNRKMGRMAVRALAEGKAEVEEEGCPSPLPSAGGEEPSHEKMPLAYLEMEEDAHPSFSRQLSSGSEGLSPSQDSPQLEGSSPAYTGPFCGRARVHTDFTPSPYDKDSLKLRKGDIIGIIEKPPVGTWTGLLNNKVGSFKFIYVDVIPEETAPTRKSRGQGKSKRLKPKTLHELLERINLQEHTSTLLLNGYQTLEDFKELRETHLNELNITDPQHRAKLLTAAELLLDYDTASSEAEEGDGSAEQHSPSEPKGDIPRDSGCFEGSETLDSSREEVELPSPEGQLQALSMAESS
- the SASH3 gene encoding SAM and SH3 domain-containing protein 3 isoform X1: MLRRKSSNASEKEPGHRKLSLQRSSSFKDFAKSKVSSPVASEKEFNLEENIPEDEPSSAGPEEAARGSGSGMKLSKKWRAVISRTMNRKMGRMAVRALAEGKQAEVEEEGCPSPLPSAGGEEPSHEKMPLAYLEMEEDAHPSFSRQLSSGSEGLSPSQDSPQLEGSSPAYTGPFCGRARVHTDFTPSPYDKDSLKLRKGDIIGIIEKPPVGTWTGLLNNKVGSFKFIYVDVIPEETAPTRKSRGQGKSKRLKPKTLHELLERINLQEHTSTLLLNGYQTLEDFKELRETHLNELNITDPQHRAKLLTAAELLLDYDTASSEAEEGDGSAEQHSPSEPKGDIPRDSGCFEGSETLDSSREEVELPSPEGQLQALSMAESS
- the ZDHHC9 gene encoding palmitoyltransferase ZDHHC9, which codes for MSVMVARKKVVRKWEKLPGRNTFCCDGRIMMARQKGIFYLTLFLILGTCALFFAFECRYLAVQLSPAIPVFAAVLFLFAMATLLRTSFSDPGVIPRALPDEAAFIEMEIEATNGTVPQGQRPPPRIKNFQINNQIVKLKYCYTCKIFRPPRASHCSICDNCVERFDHHCPWVGNCVGKRNYRYFYLFILSLSLLTIYIFTFDIVYVALKSLKIGFLSTLKETPGTVLEVLICFFTLWSVVGLTGFHTFLVALNQTTNEDIKGSWTGKNRVQNPYSHGNMVKNCCEVLCGPLPPSVLDRRGILQQEENAAQEETCTRGPSAQEPTAAQGPGGQAEESSTQQDGSLPHQSAVPVPSLSNAEKPEEKQLTTGELPVLSQDAGQAEH
- the SASH3 gene encoding SAM and SH3 domain-containing protein 3 isoform X3, whose amino-acid sequence is MLRRKSSNASEKEPGHRKLSLQRSSSFKDFAKSKVSSPVASEKEFNLEENIPEDEPSSAGPEEAARGSGSGMKLSKKWRAVISRTMNRKMGRMAVRALAEGKQAEVEEEGCPSPLPSAGGEEPSHEKMPLAYLEMEEDAHPSFSRQLSSGSEGLSPSQDSPQLEGSSPAYTGPFCGRARVHTDFTPSPYDKDSLKLRKGDIIGIIEKPPVGTWTGLLNNKVGSFKFIYVDVIPEETAPTRKSRGQGKSKRLKPKTLHELLERINLQEHTSTLLLNGYQTLEDFKELRETHLNELNITDPQHRAKLLTAAELLLDYDTSSEAEEGDGSAEQHSPSEPKGDIPRDSGCFEGSETLDSSREEVELPSPEGQLQALSMAESS